The window CCCGGCTCCGGCTTGCCGGGGCCGTCCAGGTCGGCGGCGCTGACGGTCGCGTCGAACGCGAGGCCGAACCGGTCGAGGACGATCTTGTACCACTCCGGCGGCGACGAGGTCACCATCGCCACCGGGACCCCCGCGTCCCGCAGGTCGGCCACGACGTCGCCGACGCCGGGGGTCAGCTTCACCTTCTCGCCGTAGATCTCCTCGGCGGCGCCCTCGTACAGCGAGCAGAACTCGTCGTGGTCGACGGCGAGGTCGTAGTCCTCCTCGAGGATGCCGTACAGCTCCTCGTAGTACACCCCGGTCAGCTCGTCGACCGACACGTCGGCGTCGGGCAGCGCCTCGGGGACGACCCGCTCGCGTTCCAGTTCGATCCAGTAGTCCTCGGAGTCGACGAGGACTCCGTCCATGTCGAAACAGACCGCGTCCATACCGCTCGCAGGTCGCGGACCGGGATACGCGTGTCGGGTCTTCCGCGTGACATGTGTTGTCGTACGACAATGTTAAGCGGACGGGGGCCGTACACCACTTCGTCCCCGATGCCGGACAGCAGCCCCATCCACCGGGAGCTACGCCGCTCGCGAGCGCGGCTCGGAGCCGTCGTCAGTCGCGTCCCCGACCGACCGCACGCCGTCCTCGAGGCCGGCGCCTTCTGGCTGGCGGTCGCCCTCCCCGCCGCGTACCTCCCGGTCGTGGCCGTCCCCGCCGTCGGCGGCAGCGAGTTCGTCCCCGGCCTGCTGGCGCTCCACGCTCTCTGCGTCGTCCTCGGGTCCGATCACACGCCGGCCGCGTGAGGCGCGCAGACCGTCCCCGGGGTCGGGGCAGTCGCCGCGGACGCCGCTCCCGTCGGAACACCCCTGAATCGCTCCTCAGATACAATGTTAGAGTGGTGAATAAAACGTCTCCGCGGTTCTGATTCGGTCGATCGAACCGGTCGTAAAACGCGAAGAGGGATCGTAACTCGATAAAATGCGGCCGACGGACGTCGAAATGAGTCGAACTCTCCCCAAGGGTCGTCCCACTATATGGTGGTCCCGCCCCTCGCCTCGATCGAGGAGCGAGTTCCCGTGTCCACAGAATCAGCCGTCGAGGAGGCCCCGCCCGGAACCGCAGCCGCGCTTCGACGCCTGGCGCTCCATCCGGTCGAAGCGGTCGCTTTCTGGGCGGCGGTCCTCCTTCCGCTCGCCTACCCGGCCCTCCTGTACGGCGGGCTCGACGGACGGGACCTCCTGCTCCTCGCGGCCGTGCTCGCCCTCCACGCGGCCACCCTGGCTCTCGGTCGCGGGTACGACCGCGACCGGGCGTGATCGCTGTGGTCGGCTTCGCGGCACCTGGGGGAGCAGACCGCCGCGGCACAGCGACTGCGTAGTCGCCTCACTGGGGGTGGGGGGACGACGCTTTTCGACCACACGTTGAAGTAGCGGAACGGGGCCAGACGGGCCCATGCACGACGGAACACACGTGCTGGCCGGCGAGTGCACGATGGTCTTCGACGGCTCCCGCGAGCGCGAGCAGCGCGGCGACGTGGTCGTCCTGGTGAAACCCGACAACACGGTCCTGGTCCACGACGCCGACGGCTACCAGCCGGTGGCGTGGCTCACCCGGGCCGACAGCGTGACGGTCGAATCCGGGACCGTCGTCGCCCGGGACGGCGACGAACTGCTGCGCGTGGTCACCCACGACGAGCACGGGCGCGGCCGCTACCCGGCCAGCGTCGCCGGCGTCCCGGTCGGCGACTGCCCGGACTGCCGCGGCACGCTCGTCCGGGCGGACGGCGCCGTCTCCTGTACCGACTGCGACGCCCGCTACGGGCTGCCCGACGACGCCTCGGTGACGGGGCGGCGCTGCGGGGACTGCGACCTCCCGACGGTCCGGGCCGAGCGCGGCCGGGCCTTCGAGGTGTGTCTCGACCGCGAGTGCGACTCACTCGACGAGCGGGTGAAAACCGCCTTCGACCGCGAGTGGACGTGTCCGGAGTGCGGGAGCGACCTCCGGATCCTCCGGCGAGGCGGACTCATCGCAGGCTGCGAGCGCTACCCGGACTGCGACACCGGTTTCTCGCTGCCCGCGGGCGTCATCATCGACGACTGCGACTGCGGGCTGCCGGTCTTCGAGACGGCGACCGGCTGGCGCTGTCTCGACGCCCGCTGCGATCAGTCGCGGGCGGCCGACGCGGACTGACGGCCCGCGACCGGTCACCGACTCGGCAGTCGCTCGGCGGCGATCGGTCGGCGGCGACGTCGGGCAGGAACATCTCGGTCGACGCCGGGACGCTCCCGGCGTCGGCGGGTCGACTGTCGATAACGGTGACGCTGCGGGCGGTTAGTTCGACGGTCCGTAGCCGCCACCGCCGCCACCGGCGGGGCTGCAGATACCGTAGGCCTTGCGCTCGTACTCCGATTCGTCGGTCTCGTCCGCAACGTTGAAGCTTGCCATTTGTGATCTCTTACCGCGGGTGCGGCGGGCGAAATATCTACTTCTATTCATTTAAAATTTACCATTAGAAATAATATATGATCGTCGTCTGAGTGCAGAAAGTTCGCCGCTCGTCCCGGGAACGGGAGCGGCGCTGGGCGCCTCTGTCGGGGCGGTCACCGGCCCGTCGTCGGGTCAGTTGTCACTGCTTCGCTCGTCTTCGGACGAGTTCCGGTTGGGACCCCGCTCGGTCTCCGCGGGCCGGGAGTCCGGTCCGGCGTCGGCGGGTCGACTGTCGATAGCGGTGACGCTGCGGGCGGTCAGTTCGACGGCCCGTGGCCGCCACCGCCGCCGCCACCGTAGGCACAGATACCGTAGGCCTTGCGCTCGTACTCCGATTCGTCGGTGTCGTCCGCGACGTTGAAGTTTGCCATTTGTGATCTCTTACCGCGAATGCGGCGGGCGTAATGTCGAAGGTTAATGATTTAAACTTTACCATAAGAATTGATATATTATCGCGGTCCGGCCGCCGATAGTTCGCCGCTCCGCCCGGGAACGAGAGCGGGGCTGGGCGCGTCTGTCGGGGCGGTCACCGGCCCGTCGTCGGGTCAGTCGTTACCGCTTCGCTCGCCTTCGGGCGAGTTCCGGTTCGGACCCCGCTCGGTCTCCGCGGGCCGGGAGTCCGGTCCGGCGTCGGCGGCCGCGACCGCGCGCAGGTACCCGGCGGTCCGACAGAGGTGCTCGAAGGACGCGAAGCCCCAGACGACGGTCTTTCGCGGTAGCGACAGCCCGGACCAGTTCCGGCAGGCCCGGGCCAACCACGAGGGGCTCTCGGGCGTCCAGGCGCTCGCGGTGAGAGCGTACGGCCGGTCCGGGCCGCCCTCGTACCGGAGTTCCATCTGCCGGAACCCGCGACCGGACTTGGCTCCCTTCTCGGCGACGGCCCGGACGGAGTTGCGGACCGGATGCGTCGCGGTTGCGTCGGGGCAAAAGCCCATTTCGTACCCCTCGGCGGCGACCTGGTGGCCGAAGATGACGTCTTCGCCGGCGGTGAGCGTCGGGTCGAACCGGAGGCCGTCCGCGAACACCGTCTCGCGAACGGCCAGCGAACACGTGGGGCAGAACCCCCGCTCCTCGAGGAAGGCCCGGTTGGCGAAGCGAACGCGGGCGTCGTAGAACCCGGCGGCCGTCAGATCCAGGTCGTCGTCCCGCATCTCGACCGGCAGTCCCAGATACTCGACGGAGGAGTCGTCGAACACGCGGGCGATAGTCGAGAAGTAGCCGTCCTCGACGGTCATGTCGGCGTCGACGAAACAGACGACGTCCGCGTCGGCCCGGTCGATGCCGACGTTGCGCGCGGCGCCGGGCGTCTCGTGGTCGCGCTCGCGGTGGACGGACAGCGACGGGATTTCCTGGTTCAGGTCGTCGAGGACGCCGGCCGTCTCACCGTCCGCCGGGGTGTACACGACGTGGACGGCGAGCGGGTCGTACTCGCTCGCGGCCAGTGACTGGACCGTCCGCCGGACCCCGTCGGGGTCGTCGTAGACGGGCACGACGACCGCGAGCGCCGGCCCGTCGCCGGTCGGTTCGACGGCCCGTCGCTCGTCGTCGGCGACGCGATGCGTCTCGACCATGTTCGCTTCTCGACTCGTCACGTGAAAAGAATTATGCCGGGTCTCTACGGGAACCACAACGAAGCGCCGCGATCGCGCGTCGGTGAGTCGCCCGGGACACCACCGACCGCGCTCGTCCGCGTCGCCGTGCGAGCGACCGTCCCGGGAGGGCAATACAGATGAACCAGCCACAGTCGATCGACGACCCGATCGTCGAGGTCGAGGGCGTGACCAAGCGCTACGGGAGCGGCGAGGACGCACTCGTGGCCGTCGACGACGTCTCTTTCACCATCGACCGGGGGTCGATCGTCGGCCTCCTCGGGCCCAACGGCGCGGGGAAGACGACGACGATCAAGATGTTGCTCGGGCTTGTGATACCAACGGAGGGATCGGTCAGGATCGCCGGCGAATCGGCCCACGACGATTCGTTCGCCGTCTACGAGCACGTCGCCGCGCTGTTCGAGGGGGCCAGGAACCTCTACTGGCGACTGACCGCCCGCGAGAACGTCCGGCTGTTCGCGCACATGCACGCGACCCACGTCACCGAGGACCGGATAGACGACATCCTCGAGACCGTCGGTCTGCGTGACCGCGACGACGTCCAGGTCCGGAATCTCTCGCGCGGTATGAAACAGAAGGCGGCTATCGCCGCGGTCCTGGCCAAGGACACCCCCATCGTCTTCTTCGACGAACCGACGCTCGGGCTCGACCTGGAGACCAGCATGGCGTTCCGGGACGAACTGGAGCGTCTCGCCAGGGAACTCGACAAGACCCTCGTCGTCACCAGCCACGACATGGACGTCATCGAGGCGATCTGCGACCGGGCTATCGTCATGCAGGACGGCCAGGTGATCGCCGACGACGCCGTCGAGAACCTCCTCTCGGCCTTCGACGCGTCGGCGTATCGGGTCACCGTCGAGGACGTCTCCCCCGACCTGTTCGAGGGCGACGCGCTGGCCGAGTTCGACGTGAAATCGACGGAGCGGTACGACGGCGCGAGGACGGCGACGCTGACGGTCCAACTCGAGCGGCCCGACCAGCTGTACTGGCTGCTGGACGTCTTCCGGGAGCGAGGCGCCGTCGTCACCGCGTTAGAGCCGGTCCAGGTCGACCTGCGTGACGTCTTCCTCCGGCTGACCGAGACTGTCCAGGCGACCGGGGGGCAACCCATGGAGGCGAGCCGGCAGTGAGTCCCGCCGTCGCCGACGAGGCCAGGCTGTTCCGAACCCTCGTCCGCAAGGAGCTGCTCATGGCCGTCCGGTACCCGCTGAACTTCGTCATCATGTTCGGCTGGACCCTCCTCCTGTTTCTGGGGCTCGTGTTCGGTGGCGAGTACGCCAGCGCGGACGCGATCATCGACTCCCTTGCCGGCGTCGTCGTGGGGTTTTTCCTGTACACGATGGCGATCCGTGCGTTCCAGTCGACGGTCACCACCATCTCGGCGGAGGCGAAGATCGGCACCCTCCAGCAGTTGTACATGACGCCGTTCGGTATGGTCAGAGTGCTTGCCTACACCGGCGTCGTCCACGTCCTGATCGCTTTCGGGTTCGGGTTCGTGCTGTTGCCGGTCATGCTGGTCGTCACTGGCCAGACCCTCTCGCTCACACTCGTCCCGGTGGTGACGGTCGCGGCGCTGGGGCTCGTCTCCATCGCGAGCGTCGGCTTCGCGTTGGGCGGGCTCGCCATTCTCTACAAGAACGTCTCTAACCTGACGTCGCTGCTGATGTTGCCCATGGCAGCCCTCATCGCCGTGCCCGCCGACCGGTACCCGCTCGTCGAGTTCCTCCCCCTGACGCTGTCGAGTCACCTCCTCCAGCGAGTGATGGTCGACGGGCTCACGATGACGGAACTGCCAGTCGCGTCCCTGGGACTGCTGGTGGTCAAAGCGGTCGCGTACTTCGCCGTCGGGGCCTGGGTGCTGACGAAGTGTCAGCGACGGGCCCGTCGGCTCGGGACCCTTGGCGATTACTGACCTCGCCCCCGCGCTCGGGGCTCAGCCGAGCGGGTGGGGCCGTTTCACGACCCGCTCGCCGTCGAACGCCGGGTGTCGGCTCGGGTACAGCGACGGCGGCGCGAGCGGGACGAGTTCGGGCACGACCGCCCTGACGACGTGGAACCCGACCTGGCGGACGTCTGGCGTCGTCACGTCGACGGCGACGACCCGGAAGTCGCCGTCACGGAACCGGTCGAGGAGCCGGGAGACCGCCGGCGTCTCCGGGTCGGCCGTTCCGGGCGGGTCCGGCCGGACCGTCTCCAGGTCGTCGGTGAAAAGCGACGCGTCCCCGCCCCGCTCCGGCAGCGAGTGATACAGCGCCCCGCCCATGAGCGAGAACAGCCCGTCGGGGTCGAACTCCCGGCGGTGGTCGCCGTCGGCTATCTTCCGGCGGAGCGAGAACCAGAGCTGTGGCACCTCGCGGAGCGCGTCGTGACAGGCCTCCTCGACGTCGAGCGACGCCGCCAGCCCGAACACGAACGCCGGCGTCCCCCCGTCGGTCCGCGTGAGGACGGCGCCGACGGTGGGAACGCCCAGGTCGTTCGGGAACGAGACCAACTGGACGTCGTACGCGTCGGTTTCGAACTCCCGTTTCGCGGCGGCCACCGCCGGGAGGTTCGACAGGTCGATCTGTTCGGGCGCCGTCCGCGTGAACCAGGCCCGGAGCACGACGTGGCGCTCGACGAGCTCGTAGACGGCGTTTCGAACTGCCTGGCGAAGCGTCGACCCGCAGGCCATCCCGTTCGAGGAGCGGAAATATCGCAGGTCGTCGTCGCTGCGGTCCGGCTCGTACACCATGTCGACGGGCAGGCGGACTGGCTCGTCGTCGAGGAGCTCTCGCCCCCGAACCCACCGGATCGGCTCGGACTCCTCGGGGGCGTCGTAGGGCGACCGAGCCAGCGCCGACCGGTCGTAGATGTCGAAGTACGCGAACCCGACCGTCCGCTCGTAGCGGTCGGCGGCCCCCGGGAACGACAGCGGCTCGCTCGGCTCGGCGGGGCTTGCGTGGGCCAGGCAGTGCCGCTCCGCGGTCTCCCCGACCGCCGCCATGAGGCTGTCGCGCCGGTCGCGCTTGTTGCCGACGCCCGTGTAGGCTCTCTCGCCCCCGTACCGGGTCGAGAGAAAGACGACGGGGAAGGTCCCTCGGGGGAGATGATTGTTCTCGACGGCTTCGACGATTCCCGTCTTCTCGCCGACGAGCCCGCGGACGGCCGGGTCGGCGATGTCGCCGTCCCTGTCCACCGAGGGGTCCATCTAGGGCCCCTCCCCGGGCCGGTCCGGCCGGGTCGTGTCCGCGAACCGGTCCCAGTCGAGGCGTTCGGACCGCTCTGCGTGACACGTCGCGCAGTTGGGCACCCTGAGGACGGGGTTGGGTTCGAAGGCGAAATCCAGAAAGTCGACGGTCGCGACCTTGTTCGCGAGCACCGGTGGCTCGCCGGCGAGGACCCGTAGCATCTCCACCGTCGTGAGCCCGGCGACGGTCTGGGCGAACGGCGAGGCGACGCTTCCCTCCCGTCGCTCGGCCAGGCCCGCCTTGAACCCCTCGTAGACCGCCCGGTCGGCGCTGTGGACGCGGGCCACGCGCTCGTCGTAACAGTCCAGACAGGCCGTCTCGCCCGGGACGACGGTCGGACCGACGACGCCGTCGTAGCCGACGACCTGGCTGAACACCACGGTCGCGTCGCGGTCGTGGGCCCGCTCGTTGAGTCCCAGAAGCGCCGCCGCGTCGCCGGCGTCGGTACAGGCGACCGCGGCGTCGACGCCGTCCAGCGCCCGCTCGGGATCGGCCACGCGCT of the Halomicrobium salinisoli genome contains:
- a CDS encoding HAD family hydrolase, whose product is MDAVCFDMDGVLVDSEDYWIELERERVVPEALPDADVSVDELTGVYYEELYGILEEDYDLAVDHDEFCSLYEGAAEEIYGEKVKLTPGVGDVVADLRDAGVPVAMVTSSPPEWYKIVLDRFGLAFDATVSAADLDGPGKPEPGIYEHAAAELGVDPGGCVAVEDSANGALAASRAGMTVIGFGVGEAGHGLAESAADSVAETPAALRDQLFSRV
- a CDS encoding topoisomerase DNA-binding C4 zinc finger domain-containing protein, which produces MHDGTHVLAGECTMVFDGSREREQRGDVVVLVKPDNTVLVHDADGYQPVAWLTRADSVTVESGTVVARDGDELLRVVTHDEHGRGRYPASVAGVPVGDCPDCRGTLVRADGAVSCTDCDARYGLPDDASVTGRRCGDCDLPTVRAERGRAFEVCLDRECDSLDERVKTAFDREWTCPECGSDLRILRRGGLIAGCERYPDCDTGFSLPAGVIIDDCDCGLPVFETATGWRCLDARCDQSRAADAD
- a CDS encoding glycosyltransferase, which gives rise to MVETHRVADDERRAVEPTGDGPALAVVVPVYDDPDGVRRTVQSLAASEYDPLAVHVVYTPADGETAGVLDDLNQEIPSLSVHRERDHETPGAARNVGIDRADADVVCFVDADMTVEDGYFSTIARVFDDSSVEYLGLPVEMRDDDLDLTAAGFYDARVRFANRAFLEERGFCPTCSLAVRETVFADGLRFDPTLTAGEDVIFGHQVAAEGYEMGFCPDATATHPVRNSVRAVAEKGAKSGRGFRQMELRYEGGPDRPYALTASAWTPESPSWLARACRNWSGLSLPRKTVVWGFASFEHLCRTAGYLRAVAAADAGPDSRPAETERGPNRNSPEGERSGND
- a CDS encoding ABC transporter ATP-binding protein; this encodes MNQPQSIDDPIVEVEGVTKRYGSGEDALVAVDDVSFTIDRGSIVGLLGPNGAGKTTTIKMLLGLVIPTEGSVRIAGESAHDDSFAVYEHVAALFEGARNLYWRLTARENVRLFAHMHATHVTEDRIDDILETVGLRDRDDVQVRNLSRGMKQKAAIAAVLAKDTPIVFFDEPTLGLDLETSMAFRDELERLARELDKTLVVTSHDMDVIEAICDRAIVMQDGQVIADDAVENLLSAFDASAYRVTVEDVSPDLFEGDALAEFDVKSTERYDGARTATLTVQLERPDQLYWLLDVFRERGAVVTALEPVQVDLRDVFLRLTETVQATGGQPMEASRQ
- a CDS encoding ABC transporter permease → MSPAVADEARLFRTLVRKELLMAVRYPLNFVIMFGWTLLLFLGLVFGGEYASADAIIDSLAGVVVGFFLYTMAIRAFQSTVTTISAEAKIGTLQQLYMTPFGMVRVLAYTGVVHVLIAFGFGFVLLPVMLVVTGQTLSLTLVPVVTVAALGLVSIASVGFALGGLAILYKNVSNLTSLLMLPMAALIAVPADRYPLVEFLPLTLSSHLLQRVMVDGLTMTELPVASLGLLVVKAVAYFAVGAWVLTKCQRRARRLGTLGDY
- a CDS encoding YcaO-like family protein, whose protein sequence is MDPSVDRDGDIADPAVRGLVGEKTGIVEAVENNHLPRGTFPVVFLSTRYGGERAYTGVGNKRDRRDSLMAAVGETAERHCLAHASPAEPSEPLSFPGAADRYERTVGFAYFDIYDRSALARSPYDAPEESEPIRWVRGRELLDDEPVRLPVDMVYEPDRSDDDLRYFRSSNGMACGSTLRQAVRNAVYELVERHVVLRAWFTRTAPEQIDLSNLPAVAAAKREFETDAYDVQLVSFPNDLGVPTVGAVLTRTDGGTPAFVFGLAASLDVEEACHDALREVPQLWFSLRRKIADGDHRREFDPDGLFSLMGGALYHSLPERGGDASLFTDDLETVRPDPPGTADPETPAVSRLLDRFRDGDFRVVAVDVTTPDVRQVGFHVVRAVVPELVPLAPPSLYPSRHPAFDGERVVKRPHPLG
- a CDS encoding TOMM precursor leader peptide-binding protein encodes the protein MRERLARLGIEYPAVSSVVTPVVLGPDEVHFRAGPWTGPQITVTDDDEDGILADLVAALDGSRSVEALLSDFEDHQTAVVGLLAKLDGENLLVDAGRTRDAQRGLNVVRDRLSPGEFRDRLAAAEAAVVADGETGEYVARNLVSAGIGRLAVSDLGDGDAVEFPDGDRVERVADPERALDGVDAAVACTDAGDAAALLGLNERAHDRDATVVFSQVVGYDGVVGPTVVPGETACLDCYDERVARVHSADRAVYEGFKAGLAERREGSVASPFAQTVAGLTTVEMLRVLAGEPPVLANKVATVDFLDFAFEPNPVLRVPNCATCHAERSERLDWDRFADTTRPDRPGEGP